TGGGAACAATAAGACCAGACTTGTGTCCTTGTCAGCCTGACAAAATGCAGAATAAGAACTGCTTGAAAATATATCCATCTCTAAGTCATCAGAGTCCCCTCGCGGAATAACCCTTCGATTGGACAATATCCATAGTGCTAGTACAGCAATCAGTAAACCTGTCACGGAACAGATTCCAAGGACCAGTCCAAGGATGAGTTTTATGTTTGTGCTGTAATGGCGTGCACTAGGATCACCCCGTCCAGATGAATTGGAGCAAGAACGCTGTAAAAGCAGACCACACAACCCTGGATTCCCTGAAAAGCTGGAAACTGGGAAGGTATCAAACTGACCTCCAGACGGTATAGGTCCATGTAGATTGTTATTTGCAACATTGAATGAAGACAAGAAGTTGAGAGCTTTCAGCGACGCAGGGATTTCTCCAGATAAGCGGTTTCCAGAGAGATCTAATTGTTCTAAGTTGGTGAGTTTTGATATTTGATCTGGAATGATTCCAGAGAAGTTGTTACTTCTGAGATCGagaacatgaagaaactttagtTGGCCGAGCTCTGGAGGGATACCGCCACTAAGATTGTTGTACCCCATGTATATAGCTGGTGGAAGGCTAGAGAGTTGATTGTACTGCTGATAGGTAGCATTGTTGGGCTGGGCAAACACAGGTAGCGGTAGATAACTCCGAGCGAAGAGTTTATTAGCCCCTTGTAATGCTAGAGTATACAACTCTCCAAATTCCTCAGGCAGTTTTCCTGAGAGGAAGTTCCTAGATAAGTCTATGTAGAAAAGGTTTGGTAAACTACCCAACCAACTAGGAATGGAGCCTGTAATTCTATTGACCGAAAGGTCTAAGACTTCAAGGTTCTTAAGCTTGGCTAACCAGGTAGGCACTTGACCAGAGAGTTGGGAAGCACCCAAGGCCAAAACCTGGAGATTCTGGAATCCGTCTAAGTTTCTTATGTCTGCGTCATCTGGAATCTTTTCGTTAATGAAATTCACTGAGAGAATCAGAGTAGTGAGGTTCTTGCAACCCATCATAATTTGGATGGCTCCTGTAAGGTTGGTTAAGTTGTTGTATGAAACGGACAGAAACGACAGCGATTCTAATGCTTGTATTTCCGGTGAGAACTGCCCTGTCAACTGGTTGACGGCAAGTCTAACAGCAGTTAGAGATTTGCATGAATAAAGACTTGCAGGCAAAGTACCTGTGAAGTTATTGTTTCCGAGATCGAGGATGCTGAGTTGGAGGAACTTGGAGAAATCAAAGGCAGAGAGCTCTCCTACCAAGAAATTGACCCGCAAATTCAACGTAACAAGCTTTGTACATTCTATCAGAGATGGAGGAATTGGACCGGTGAGGTTGTTGATATGAAGCTGCAGCTGTTCCAAGTTGGATAGATTGCCAATACCTTCAGGAATTTGGCCAATCAATTGGTTGGAAAAGAGATCAAGAATCCTGAGTTGGTTTAAGTTAACCACCGCGTCACTGATAGAACCCGAAATCCTGTTGACAGGTAACGACAGTCTCTCGAGCAAGACAGCCTCGTAAATGTCTTCAGGAATAGTCCCTGAGAGATTGTTGAAACCTGCAGAGAAAACCTGTAGATTGGAACATTCACCTATCCCAGACGGAATATTACCACTGAAATCATTGTTGGAGAAGTCAAGAACAGTCAATGAACGAAAAGAACGAAGACAGATGTTCGGTGGAATTTCGCCCGTGAAGCTATTATTGCTGACATTAAATCTACTCAAATTTCCAGCCAGTTCCAGAAATGAGTTAGATGGAAGTACCCCCTTGAAGAAATTGCTAGACAAGTCTACTATCTGAGCTGCCATTGAAGATTCATTAATGTCATTAGACGGTAACTCCCCGTTGAGACGATTATAGCTGAGATCAAGAATCTGGAGGCGAGGAAGAGAAAACAATCCGGCAGTGATAGGTCCCGAGAGACGATTATGAGACAGATTGAGCTGTGAGAGACTGGTCAGGTTTGCTAGAGAAGGTGAGAGAATACCAGCAAGGCTTCTGAAAGGTAGCGAAAGACGAATCACCCGGTCATCACTTCCCTCACACTCAACTCCTTCCCACAGGCAGCAATCAATTGAAGCAGACCAATTCAGAGGAAATGAAGCTGATACATTCGAGAAGAACGGATAGAGCGAATCATAATCTTCTTGATTGCAGATGGCTGCAGCACAGCAAGATTGCAGCAACAGCAGCAAGATCAGTATAAAACTAGACAGGACCATAACCGGTGCAGACgacgaagaagatgatgatgatgatggttTTGCTATGGCTTTAACATCCATTATCAGAAACTCCATGAAAGTGCAGTGTCATCTGATATCTAGGATAAAAAAGATGTGGAGATAAGAGAAGAAGGGGCATTGACCAAAGAGAGAAAGGAGAAAAAGAGTGTCAATTGGGGCATGACGTTTTGataattgatattataatggcactagaattttaattaacaaaagtGGGAAAAAACAAAGGTGGGTATCATTAGAAATATGAATATTTATTTCTTATAAGCGTTTACTTTTCTGATTGATGAAATAATCCCAAAAAAACTATGTCAATACTCAAAAAGTTTCAACCTTTATGAACCAGAAAAATGCTAGAACCTCCCAATTGAAGAACTATGCATCTTTCACTCTctggttagttttttttttttttttttttgt
The window above is part of the Euphorbia lathyris chromosome 3, ddEupLath1.1, whole genome shotgun sequence genome. Proteins encoded here:
- the LOC136223248 gene encoding tyrosine-sulfated glycopeptide receptor 1-like produces the protein MEFLIMDVKAIAKPSSSSSSSSSAPVMVLSSFILILLLLLQSCCAAAICNQEDYDSLYPFFSNVSASFPLNWSASIDCCLWEGVECEGSDDRVIRLSLPFRSLAGILSPSLANLTSLSQLNLSHNRLSGPITAGLFSLPRLQILDLSYNRLNGELPSNDINESSMAAQIVDLSSNFFKGVLPSNSFLELAGNLSRFNVSNNSFTGEIPPNICLRSFRSLTVLDFSNNDFSGNIPSGIGECSNLQVFSAGFNNLSGTIPEDIYEAVLLERLSLPVNRISGSISDAVVNLNQLRILDLFSNQLIGQIPEGIGNLSNLEQLQLHINNLTGPIPPSLIECTKLVTLNLRVNFLVGELSAFDFSKFLQLSILDLGNNNFTGTLPASLYSCKSLTAVRLAVNQLTGQFSPEIQALESLSFLSVSYNNLTNLTGAIQIMMGCKNLTTLILSVNFINEKIPDDADIRNLDGFQNLQVLALGASQLSGQVPTWLAKLKNLEVLDLSVNRITGSIPSWLGSLPNLFYIDLSRNFLSGKLPEEFGELYTLALQGANKLFARSYLPLPVFAQPNNATYQQYNQLSSLPPAIYMGYNNLSGGIPPELGQLKFLHVLDLRSNNFSGIIPDQISKLTNLEQLDLSGNRLSGEIPASLKALNFLSSFNVANNNLHGPIPSGGQFDTFPVSSFSGNPGLCGLLLQRSCSNSSGRGDPSARHYSTNIKLILGLVLGICSVTGLLIAVLALWILSNRRVIPRGDSDDLEMDIFSSSSYSAFCQADKDTSLVLLFPNNTDEIKDLTISELLKATDNFDQANIVGCGGFGLVYKATMPNGTKLAVKKLSAEMGIMEREFKAEVEALSTAKHENLVSLQGYCVHAGSRLLIYSYIENGSLDYWLHEKADGPSQLDWPTRLKIVHGASKGLAYMHQTCEPHIVHRDIKSSNILLDDKFKAYVADFGLSRLILPYHTHVTTELVGTLGYIPPEYGQSWLATLRGDIYSFGVVMLELLTGKRPVEVFKPMTTKELIGWVQQMRNEGKQDQVFDPHLRGKGFDDEMLKVLDVACMCVNKNPLKRPTIKDIVDWLENLGSDTTQNKS